One part of the Corallococcus caeni genome encodes these proteins:
- a CDS encoding class I SAM-dependent methyltransferase, with protein MMDPAARRASEPHLAPVPDACYLCKGVRLRLRHRARGATQPQGAAAYNCTSFGHRSHPPIWGCEDCGMMFQWPLQSPDALLQAYQDVEDPLYVAEKDNRYHTFRRVLRELGPAQGRTLLDVGAYCGYFLDVAREAGFRPEGLELSRWAAGNARSLGFTVHGISLRELAAKGLQYDVVTLWDVVEHFADPREELKAALKLVRPGGRIYLSTIDAGSLLARLMGGQWPWLMDMHLFYFGRRTLALLLEEVGFHVTDVRTYTHIISADYLLRKVGASFTPAAPVLELARRGVPSSWSIPFNLGDNMLMAAERPR; from the coding sequence ATGATGGACCCCGCCGCCCGTCGCGCCTCCGAACCGCACCTGGCCCCCGTGCCGGATGCCTGCTACCTGTGCAAGGGAGTGCGCCTGCGGCTGCGTCACCGGGCGCGCGGCGCGACCCAACCCCAGGGGGCGGCGGCCTACAACTGCACGTCCTTCGGCCACCGCAGCCACCCGCCCATCTGGGGCTGCGAGGACTGCGGGATGATGTTCCAGTGGCCGCTCCAGTCCCCGGACGCGCTGCTCCAGGCGTACCAGGACGTGGAGGACCCGCTCTACGTCGCGGAGAAGGACAACCGCTACCACACCTTCCGCCGCGTGCTTCGCGAGCTGGGCCCGGCCCAGGGCCGCACGCTGCTGGATGTGGGGGCCTACTGCGGCTACTTCCTGGACGTGGCCCGCGAGGCGGGCTTCCGCCCGGAGGGGCTGGAGCTGTCGCGCTGGGCGGCCGGCAACGCGCGGAGCCTGGGCTTCACGGTGCACGGCATCTCCCTGCGGGAGCTGGCGGCGAAGGGGCTCCAGTACGACGTGGTGACGCTGTGGGACGTGGTGGAGCACTTCGCGGATCCGCGCGAGGAGCTGAAGGCGGCGCTCAAGCTGGTGCGCCCCGGCGGCCGCATCTACCTGTCCACCATCGACGCGGGCAGCCTGCTGGCGCGGCTGATGGGCGGCCAGTGGCCGTGGCTGATGGACATGCACCTGTTCTACTTCGGCCGCCGCACCCTGGCGCTGCTGCTGGAGGAGGTGGGCTTCCACGTCACGGACGTCCGGACGTACACGCACATCATCTCCGCGGACTACCTGCTGCGGAAGGTGGGGGCGAGCTTCACGCCGGCGGCGCCGGTGCTGGAGCTGGCGCGGCGGGGTGTGCCGTCCAGCTGGTCCATCCCGTTCAACCTGGGCGACAACATGTTGATGGCCGCCGAGCGGCCCCGCTGA
- a CDS encoding glycosyltransferase family 4 protein: protein MAVHQLIPSFGPGDASGQAALHLQLLLRRMGHAGDIYAEEVAGGLQGLARHVFTLKPKPDDLVLYHHGIASPLSGRLMHLDCKRGVVFHNISPARFYRDTPLEHALVAGRAQIAAMAPFLDVSIGDSDFNGAELRVAGHRNVHTVQLFIEKERFAASVADGKKLAELSGPGPTLVSVSRVMPHKRFEDLLALHRELLRIRPQARLLIVGGYEPGSRYFKLLQREMKDLSGVHFLGRLSHPELVAVYRSASVFVSMSEHEGFSVPIIEAMASEVPVLAYAAAAVPETLGGAGIAFDQKRYAFLAELAVDLSEDRDLRKAVLEGQARRLQHFSPAAAQVSLTRALEGVVAPPPRPRRAPAKRPRVALVVQRYGEVTGGAESHAAQVAEHLAPHWDVTVVTTCAKNHLTWENAFPPGEDRVGRAKVLRFPVTRTRNIHAFNGLSRQVFGHGNERLREEQWVAEQGPLSPGLIDHLATTQDAYDGYLFFTYLYAPTAWGLPLVADRAMLVPTAHDEPPIRFGVYADVFNRPRVLMCNTPEEVDMLGRFHPDHARARVVGVGVEALPAVPDRFRAKYGVHGRYLLYVGRLEPGKGVPDLLTFHRKLRAKYQDAPELVLAGEANMDVSGEGVRHVGRISEQDKHDALAGALAVVVPSKFESLSLLTLEAFAQGTPVLVNGHSDVLVGQVERSGAGRVYRGLASFIEGLREVGESRDVMGQRARIYAQRHTWPQVVTAYREEMARIVEETHR, encoded by the coding sequence ATGGCGGTCCATCAGTTGATCCCAAGCTTCGGCCCCGGCGACGCCTCCGGTCAGGCCGCGCTGCACCTGCAACTCCTGCTGCGCCGCATGGGGCACGCAGGCGACATCTACGCGGAGGAGGTCGCCGGAGGGCTGCAGGGCCTGGCCCGCCACGTCTTCACGCTGAAGCCGAAGCCGGATGACCTGGTGCTGTACCACCACGGCATCGCGTCGCCCTTGAGCGGACGGCTGATGCACCTGGACTGCAAGCGGGGCGTGGTGTTCCACAACATCAGCCCCGCGCGCTTCTACCGGGACACGCCGCTGGAGCACGCGCTGGTGGCGGGCCGCGCACAGATCGCCGCGATGGCGCCCTTCCTGGACGTGTCCATCGGGGACTCGGACTTCAACGGCGCGGAGCTGCGCGTCGCCGGCCACCGCAACGTGCACACCGTGCAGCTCTTCATCGAGAAGGAGCGCTTCGCCGCGTCCGTGGCGGATGGGAAGAAGCTCGCGGAGCTGTCCGGGCCCGGCCCCACCCTTGTGTCGGTGAGCCGGGTGATGCCGCACAAGCGCTTCGAGGACCTGCTCGCGCTGCACCGCGAATTGCTGCGCATCCGTCCCCAGGCGCGCCTGCTGATTGTCGGCGGCTACGAGCCAGGCAGCCGCTACTTCAAGCTGCTTCAGCGCGAGATGAAGGACCTGAGCGGGGTGCACTTCCTGGGGCGCCTGTCGCATCCGGAGCTGGTGGCGGTGTACCGCTCCGCGTCCGTGTTCGTCTCCATGAGCGAGCACGAGGGCTTCAGCGTCCCCATCATCGAGGCCATGGCCTCCGAAGTGCCCGTGCTCGCGTACGCCGCGGCGGCCGTGCCGGAGACGCTGGGCGGGGCGGGCATCGCGTTCGACCAGAAGCGCTACGCGTTCCTCGCGGAGCTGGCGGTGGACCTGAGCGAGGACCGCGACCTGCGCAAGGCGGTGCTCGAAGGCCAGGCGCGAAGGCTCCAGCACTTCTCCCCCGCCGCCGCGCAGGTGTCGCTGACGCGTGCGCTGGAGGGCGTGGTGGCGCCGCCGCCCCGTCCGCGCAGGGCCCCGGCGAAGCGGCCGCGCGTGGCGCTGGTGGTGCAGCGCTACGGCGAGGTGACGGGCGGCGCGGAGAGCCACGCCGCGCAGGTGGCGGAGCACCTGGCCCCGCACTGGGACGTCACGGTGGTGACGACCTGCGCGAAGAACCACCTGACGTGGGAGAACGCCTTCCCGCCCGGCGAGGACCGGGTGGGCCGCGCGAAGGTGCTGCGCTTCCCGGTGACGCGCACGCGCAACATCCACGCGTTCAACGGCCTGTCTCGGCAGGTGTTCGGCCACGGCAACGAGCGGCTGCGCGAGGAGCAGTGGGTGGCCGAGCAGGGCCCGCTGAGCCCCGGACTGATTGACCATCTGGCCACCACGCAGGACGCGTACGACGGCTACCTGTTCTTCACGTACCTCTACGCGCCCACGGCGTGGGGCCTGCCGCTGGTGGCGGACCGCGCGATGCTGGTGCCCACCGCGCACGACGAGCCGCCCATCCGCTTCGGCGTCTACGCGGACGTGTTCAACCGGCCCCGGGTGTTGATGTGCAACACGCCGGAGGAGGTCGACATGCTCGGGCGCTTCCACCCGGACCATGCGCGGGCGCGCGTGGTGGGCGTGGGCGTGGAGGCGCTGCCGGCGGTGCCCGACCGCTTCCGGGCGAAGTACGGCGTGCACGGCCGCTACCTGCTCTACGTGGGCCGCCTGGAGCCGGGCAAGGGCGTACCGGACCTGCTGACGTTCCACCGCAAGCTGCGGGCGAAGTACCAGGACGCGCCGGAGCTGGTGCTCGCGGGCGAAGCGAACATGGACGTGAGCGGCGAGGGCGTGCGTCACGTGGGGCGCATCTCCGAACAGGACAAGCACGACGCGCTGGCGGGAGCGCTGGCGGTGGTGGTGCCGTCGAAGTTCGAGAGCCTGTCGCTCCTGACGCTGGAGGCGTTCGCGCAGGGGACGCCGGTGCTGGTGAACGGGCACTCGGACGTGCTGGTGGGACAGGTGGAGCGCAGTGGCGCGGGCCGGGTGTACCGGGGGCTGGCGTCGTTCATCGAAGGGCTGCGCGAGGTGGGTGAGTCCCGGGACGTGATGGGCCAGCGGGCCCGCATCTACGCGCAGCGGCACACGTGGCCCCAGGTGGTCACGGCGTACCGGGAAGAGATGGCGCGCATCGTGGAGGAGACACACCGATGA
- a CDS encoding glycosyltransferase family 4 protein yields MRRPVSTPGPIAFDATLWDEPTTGIGLYTRCLAEALQAQGVHLDRMGARRSGEHPRGVQKRTPWTLATLPKLLKASPPPVYHALSNFNLPLRRTPGTAYVLTVHDLVPLDLPHTVSTPFRWQFRLWLARSLMLADRLVCISECTRQDLVRRFPQVEPRTVVVPNGVDHVNAPTLDAADEDFLHALNLPKDYVLYAGSLDVRKNVDLVLDAQERLHARGRPFSLVLAGQSWFGSGTVETRIARLRSEGLDVRALGYQTPAIFYALMRRAALFVFPSRYEGFGLPPLEAMRLGTPTVVSTAGSLPEVCGSAAPAVDPDDAEGLAAVIDRLLRSPEERRALSEAGQRQAAKFTWARTAEGTRAAYDAALRHR; encoded by the coding sequence ATGAGGCGGCCCGTGTCGACCCCCGGACCCATCGCCTTCGACGCCACCCTGTGGGACGAACCCACCACCGGCATCGGCCTCTACACCCGCTGCCTCGCGGAAGCGCTCCAGGCCCAGGGCGTCCACCTGGACCGGATGGGCGCGCGCAGGTCCGGTGAGCACCCGCGAGGCGTCCAGAAGCGGACGCCGTGGACGCTGGCCACGCTGCCCAAGCTGCTCAAGGCCTCACCGCCGCCCGTCTACCACGCGCTCAGCAACTTCAACCTGCCGCTGCGGCGCACGCCGGGCACCGCGTACGTGCTCACCGTGCACGACCTGGTGCCGTTGGACCTGCCGCACACGGTGTCCACGCCGTTCCGGTGGCAGTTCCGGCTGTGGCTCGCGCGCAGCCTGATGCTCGCGGACCGGCTGGTGTGCATCAGCGAGTGCACGCGCCAGGACCTGGTGCGCCGCTTCCCCCAGGTGGAGCCGCGCACGGTCGTCGTGCCCAACGGCGTGGACCACGTGAACGCGCCCACGCTGGACGCGGCAGACGAGGACTTCCTCCACGCGCTCAACCTGCCGAAGGACTACGTGCTGTACGCGGGCTCGCTCGACGTGCGCAAGAACGTGGACCTGGTGCTGGACGCGCAGGAGCGGCTGCACGCGCGCGGCCGGCCCTTCTCGCTCGTGCTCGCGGGGCAGAGCTGGTTCGGCTCCGGGACGGTGGAGACGCGCATCGCGCGGCTGCGCTCGGAGGGGCTGGACGTGCGGGCGCTGGGCTACCAGACCCCGGCCATCTTCTACGCGCTGATGCGCCGCGCGGCGCTGTTCGTCTTCCCCTCGCGCTACGAGGGCTTCGGCCTGCCGCCCCTGGAGGCCATGCGCCTGGGCACGCCCACGGTGGTGTCCACGGCGGGCTCGCTGCCGGAGGTGTGCGGGAGCGCCGCGCCCGCGGTGGATCCGGACGACGCGGAAGGGCTGGCGGCAGTTATTGACCGACTGTTGCGTTCGCCGGAGGAGCGCCGCGCGCTGTCGGAGGCGGGCCAGCGTCAGGCCGCGAAGTTCACCTGGGCCCGCACCGCGGAAGGGACGCGGGCCGCTTACGATGCGGCGCTGCGCCACCGGTAG
- a CDS encoding NADAR family protein, producing MPTSSSPRFTFFWKEDSFFSQWHPSVFEVGGVRYTCAEQYMMAGKARLFGDTRVLEQVLRAAAPKQHKALGRKVSPFDPALWERERERIVYEGNHAKFTQHRHLLEALLATRGTVLVEASPLDRIWGVGLNAEDPRIQDPATWRGLNLLGKVLTRLREDLLAQGQAPVRT from the coding sequence ATGCCCACGTCTTCGTCGCCGCGGTTCACGTTCTTCTGGAAGGAGGACTCCTTCTTCTCGCAGTGGCACCCGTCCGTGTTCGAGGTGGGCGGCGTGCGCTACACCTGCGCGGAGCAGTACATGATGGCGGGCAAGGCGCGCCTGTTCGGCGACACGCGCGTGCTGGAACAGGTGCTGCGCGCCGCCGCGCCCAAGCAGCACAAGGCGCTGGGCCGCAAGGTGAGCCCGTTCGACCCGGCCCTCTGGGAGCGCGAGCGCGAGCGCATCGTCTACGAGGGCAACCACGCGAAGTTCACGCAGCACCGGCACCTCCTGGAGGCGCTGCTCGCCACCCGGGGCACGGTGCTGGTGGAGGCCAGCCCCCTGGACCGCATCTGGGGCGTGGGGCTGAACGCGGAGGACCCGCGCATCCAGGACCCGGCCACGTGGCGGGGGCTGAACCTGCTGGGCAAGGTGCTGACGCGCCTGCGCGAGGACCTCCTCGCGCAGGGGCAGGCACCGGTCAGAACTTGA
- a CDS encoding GDP-mannose 4,6-dehydratase — translation MRVLVTGADGFVGRHACAALRAAGDEVVEVHGPRGEGISSTALHFDIADEAKVKAAVSEVKPEAVLHLAGFSSVAKSHQNPARVFAVNTMGVVHLLTALRESAPKARVLLVSSGEVYGPVAEGTRATEGHPHVPLSPYAASKSAGELAGEQFFRSYGMEVILARPFNHLGAGQDPTFVVPSFAAQLRAIALGTVDPILRTGNLDAIRDFSHVRDVVDAYRLLLLKGEAGQAYNVGSGEGRTIRNVLEEMINLSGVQARIELDPARLRPSDIPSLVADTTKLRALGWAPKLTVADALRDVLGPRVGSQH, via the coding sequence ATGCGCGTCCTCGTCACGGGAGCGGATGGATTCGTCGGCCGGCATGCCTGCGCAGCCCTTCGGGCGGCCGGCGACGAGGTGGTGGAGGTGCACGGGCCCCGCGGCGAGGGCATCAGCAGCACCGCCCTGCACTTCGACATCGCCGACGAGGCGAAGGTCAAGGCGGCGGTCTCCGAGGTGAAGCCGGAAGCGGTGCTGCACCTGGCCGGCTTCAGCTCGGTGGCCAAGAGCCACCAGAACCCCGCGCGCGTCTTCGCGGTGAACACCATGGGCGTGGTGCACCTGCTCACCGCGCTGCGCGAGAGCGCCCCCAAGGCGCGCGTGCTGCTGGTGAGCTCCGGTGAGGTGTACGGCCCCGTCGCGGAGGGCACCCGCGCGACGGAAGGGCACCCGCACGTGCCGCTCAGCCCCTATGCCGCGTCGAAGTCCGCGGGGGAGCTGGCCGGCGAGCAGTTCTTCCGCAGCTACGGCATGGAGGTCATCCTCGCCCGGCCCTTCAACCACCTGGGCGCGGGGCAGGACCCCACCTTCGTGGTGCCGTCGTTCGCGGCGCAGCTCCGCGCCATCGCGCTGGGCACGGTGGACCCCATCCTGCGCACGGGCAACCTGGACGCCATCCGGGACTTCTCCCACGTGAGGGACGTGGTGGACGCGTACCGGCTGCTGCTGCTCAAGGGCGAGGCGGGGCAGGCCTACAACGTGGGCAGCGGCGAGGGCCGCACCATCCGCAACGTGCTGGAGGAGATGATCAACCTCTCCGGCGTGCAGGCGCGCATCGAGCTGGACCCCGCGCGGCTGCGCCCCTCCGACATCCCCAGCCTCGTGGCGGACACGACGAAGCTGCGCGCGCTGGGCTGGGCCCCGAAGCTCACCGTCGCGGACGCGCTGCGCGACGTGCTGGGCCCCCGGGTGGGCTCGCAGCACTGA
- the gmd gene encoding GDP-mannose 4,6-dehydratase, whose translation MAKRALITGITGQDGSYLAELLLKKGYEVHGMVRRSSEEKFERIAHLQGKVQLHQGDLLDQFSLAALLNLTQPDEVYNLAAQSFVPTSWNQPVLTGEFTALGVTKMLEAIRHTRPQVRFYQASSSEMFGKVLEVPQSEDTPFYPRSPYGVAKAYGHHITVNYRESFKLFAVSGILFNHESPRRGLEFVTRKVTYNVARIKMGLQDTLPMGNLDAKRDWGFAGDYVDAMWRMLQQDTPEDFVVATNETHTVRELVEIAFARVGLDYQKHVKIDPAFVRPAEVDLLIGKYDKAKEKLGWEPTVRFKQLVEMMVDADLERVKAGQR comes from the coding sequence ATGGCCAAGCGCGCACTCATTACGGGCATCACGGGGCAGGACGGCAGCTACCTTGCGGAGCTGCTGCTCAAGAAGGGCTACGAGGTGCACGGCATGGTGCGCCGCTCCTCCGAGGAGAAGTTCGAGCGCATCGCTCACCTCCAGGGGAAGGTGCAGCTGCACCAGGGCGACCTGCTGGATCAGTTCTCGCTGGCGGCCCTGCTGAACCTCACCCAGCCGGACGAGGTCTACAACCTGGCGGCGCAGTCCTTCGTGCCCACCAGCTGGAACCAGCCGGTGCTCACCGGTGAGTTCACCGCGCTGGGCGTGACGAAGATGCTGGAGGCCATCCGCCACACCCGCCCGCAGGTGCGCTTCTACCAGGCGTCCTCCAGCGAGATGTTCGGCAAGGTGCTGGAGGTGCCGCAGTCGGAGGACACGCCCTTCTACCCGCGCAGCCCGTACGGCGTGGCGAAGGCGTACGGCCACCACATCACCGTGAACTACCGCGAGTCCTTCAAGCTCTTCGCGGTGAGCGGCATCCTCTTCAACCACGAGTCGCCCCGCCGCGGCCTGGAGTTCGTCACGCGCAAGGTCACGTACAACGTGGCGCGCATCAAGATGGGCCTCCAGGACACGCTGCCCATGGGCAACCTGGACGCCAAGCGCGACTGGGGCTTCGCGGGCGACTACGTGGACGCCATGTGGCGCATGCTCCAGCAGGACACGCCGGAGGACTTCGTCGTCGCCACCAACGAGACGCACACCGTGCGGGAGCTGGTGGAGATCGCCTTCGCGCGCGTGGGCCTGGACTACCAGAAGCACGTGAAGATCGACCCCGCGTTCGTGCGCCCCGCGGAGGTGGACCTGCTCATCGGCAAGTACGACAAGGCCAAGGAGAAGCTCGGCTGGGAGCCCACGGTGCGCTTCAAGCAGCTCGTGGAGATGATGGTCGACGCCGACCTGGAACGCGTGAAGGCAGGACAGCGGTAA